AACCGCTTGTAGGCGTTCGATTTCAGGTTCTATTTCACTCCGCTGTTCGCGGTTCTTTTCACCTTTCCTTCACAGTACTAGTTCGCTATCGGTCTCTTATTAGTATTTAGCCTTACCGGATGGTCCCGGCAGATTCCCACAGGATTTCTCGAGTCCCGCGGTACTCAGGATACTACTAAGTAACAGATTTGATTAATATAAGGGACTATCACCCTCTATGGTATTGCTTTCCAGACAACTTCTATTTCAAATCTATAGTCTATATTGTAGTCCTACAACCTCTCAAATGCCTTAACATTTGAGATTTGGGCTGTTCCCATTTCGCTCGCCACTACTTTGGGAATCACTATTTGTTTTATTTTCCTCGGGGTACTTAGATGTTTCAGTTCTCCCGGTTAGCATACTGCAAGCAGTATATACAGACTTCATCTGTATGGGTTGCCCCATTCGGATATTTACGGATATAATGGATATTTGCTCCTCCCCGTAACTTAACGCAGCTTATCACGTCCTTCATCGCCTATAAGAGCCAAGGCATCCTTCGAACGCCCTTAATTACTTTCTTAAATATTTTTCTACTTTGTATCTTCTTTCAATATGTCAAAGAACGTATTGCATATAAAAATGCAAGTGTGGAGAATAACGGATTCGAACCGTTGACCCCCTGCGTGCAAGGCAGGTGCTCTAGCCAGCTGAGCTAATTCCCCATAACGAGTAATTTTGTAGTCCCGAGCAGATTTGAACTGCTGACCCCTACATTATCAGTGTAGTGCTCTAACCAACTGAGCTACGGGACTGTTCTAATTTGACAATTAGACAATTTGATAATTAAACTTTCAAATTATTTCATTGCCAATTTGAACTAATTGTCCATGGCTCAGTGATAAAGTTCACTTTGCTCGTTTTGGGTATATTTTTAAAATAAGAGATAGGGGATGGAGAGAACCTTGAGTCAATCTTCTCTAGAAAGGAGGTGTTCCAGCCGCACCTTCCGGTACGGCTACCTTGTTACGACTTAACCCCAGTCATTGATTTTACCCTAGGCGATTCCTTGCGGATATCGACTTTAGGCACCCTCAACTCCCATGGTTTGACGGGCGGTGTGTACAAGGCCCGGGAACGTATTCACCGGAACGTTGCTGATTTCCGATTACTAGCGATTCCAGCTTCATGAAGGCGAATTGCAGCCTTCAATCCGAACTGAGATCGATTTTAGAGATTAGCATCACATTGCTGTGTAGCTGCCCTTTGTATCGACCATTGTAGTACGTGTGTAGCCCTGGACGTAAGGGCCGTGCTGACTTGACGTCATCCCCACCTTCCTCACCGCTTGCGCGGGCAGTTTCTTTAGAGTCCCCGGCCGAACCGCTGGCAACTAAAGATAGGGGTTGCGCTCGTTGCGGGACTTAACCCAACACCTCACGGCACGAGCTGACGACAGCCATGCAGCACCTAGTTTCGTGCCCTTGCGGGAAGACACCTTTCGGCATCGGTCACTAACTTTCAAGCCCAGGTAAGGTTCCTCGCGTATCATCGAATTAAACCACATACTCCACCGCTTGTGCGGGCCCCCGTCAATTCCTTTGAGTTTCAATCTTGCGATCGTACTCCCCAGGTGGATCACTTAACACTTTCGCTTGGACGCTGACTGTGTATCGCCAACATCTAGTGATCAACGTTTAAGGCGTGGACTACCAGGGTATCTAATCCTGTTTGCTACCCACGCTTTCGTGCCTCAGTGTCAATAACGGCTTTGTGAGCTGCCTTCGCAATCGGTGTTCTATGACATATCTAAGCATTTCACCGCTACATGTCATATTCCGCCCACATCAACCGTATTCAAGAACGACAGTATCAATGGCAGTTCTGCAGTTAAGCTGCAGGATTTCACCACTGACTTATCATTCCACCTACGCACCCTTTAAACCCAATGAATCCGGATAACGCTCGGGTCCTTCGTATTACCGCGGCTGCTGGCACGAAGTTAGCCGACCCTTATTCTTATGGTACAATCAGCTCTTTACACGTAAAGAGGTTTTTTCCCATACAAAAGAAGTTTACGAACCATAGGTCCTTCATCCTTCACGCGGCATGGCTGGATCAGTGTTGCCACCATTGTCCAATATTCCTTACTGCTGCCTCCCGTAGGAGTCTGGTCCGTGTCTCAGTACCAGTGTGGGGGATCGTCCTCTCAGACCCCCTATTGATCGTAGCCTTGGTAAGCCATTACCTTACCAACTAGCTAATCAAACGCATGCCCATCTATAACCACCGTAGTTTTAATATTAAAAAGATGCCTCTTCAATATACTATGGAGTATTAATCCGAATTTCTCCGGGCTATCCTCCAGTTATAGGTAGGTTGCATACGTGTTACGCACCCTTGCGCCGGTCGCCAGCATGTATTGCTACACCTGCTGCCCCACGACTTGCATGTATTAGGCCTGCCGCTAGCGTTCATCCTGAGCCAGGATCAAACTCTCCATTGTAGTTTGATTTATTCTCCCAATTAAGGGAATGTCTCAAAGTATTGACTCAATTTAACCTAAGTTAAAAATTGGTACTCGCCATCTTACCTATCTCAATATTTTCAAAGAACAAATTTGTTTTCCCTAAAAACAGGATTGCAAAGGTAAACATAATTTTTAATTACGCAAATATTTTTACAAAAAAAGTAAAATTATTTTTTCATTACCCTTTTAAAAGAACTGTTTAATTTTAAGGGGATGCAAATATACTACCATTTTTTTTATTTGCAATACTTTTTATTATTATTTTTTGGTTTTTTTGACAACTCAAATCAATTATCTGATTTTCAGTAGATTATTATTTGATTTTTTGAATTTATTTACTATAAAAATCAGGTTTATAACATCGAAAAGTGCTTTTAGAACTATTTTAAGATTAGCACCCTTACTTTTTCCGCCTTTACGGACTAGGTATTTTGAACGAACCTCGATAGGCTTTATCCCATATAGAATAAGCTTTGCACAAATTTCGCTTTCAATAAGTGAGCTCGTTAATTGCAAGTCTAAGTCTTTTAAATACTTCGTTTTATAAGCTTTTACCCAGTTTACATCTCTCAATTTAATTCCTAAGAAAAATCTGTTCAGTAATTTATTTATTAGAGACAACCCATTTCTCATTATTGAATATTGTGTATTTTCTACTCTGTAGAAACATATTATTTCTTTATCGGGAAAGGAGGCATAGGAATCTAGTTCATTTAAGTCGTATTGAGCGTCTCCTGGAATAAATATTACATTCTCTTTTTGTGCAGAAAAATATCCTGATCTTAATCCATAACCAATTCCCATGTTTGTTGGATGGCTGATTACATTGACTAGATTGGGATTATCTGATTTAAGTTGTTCTATTTGCTTAGCTGAATTATCTGTACTTCCATCATTAACAATTATTATTTCGAAATTGTTATTTGAAAGCTCACGAAATTTTGTGATTGCGTTATTGACAACTTCTTTTATTGAACTTTCTTCGTTATAACAAAGCACAATGACTGACCAAGACTGCTTTTGCATTATGTGTTAAAACTTATTTATTGTAGTGATAACGTAATCTACTTGCTCGTTCGTGAGTTCAGCAAACATTGGTAAACTCAAGCAATTGGATGCTAAATACTCTGAGTTAGGGAAGTCGTTTACCTTATAGTTTAAATGTGTGTATGCCTTTTGAAGATGGCATGGAACGGGATAATGAAATGCAGGAAGAATATTATTTTCGGTTAAATATTTGATTAACTCCTCTTTGTGATTTGATGTAATTACAAAAAGATGAAAGATTGAATTTGCCCACTCGGGCTGCATTTGCATTTTAATTTTTGAATTTTTTATTTCTGATAAATATCGCTGCGCAATTACTCTTCTTCTATCATTCCACTGTTGAAGATATTTTATTTTTACATTTAAAGACGCTCCCTCTAAGCCTCCCATTCGCATATTGTAGCCGATTTCATCGTGGTAATATCTAACCATAGAACCATGATTACGCAGGCTTTGTAAGTGCTTGAAGTATTTTTCGTTATTAGTTGTAATTCCACCTGCTTCTCCGCAAGCTCCTAAATTTTTTCCTGGGTAAAAACTGAAACAGGCCATTTCAGAGAACCCGCCAACAGGTTTTCCTTTGTAAGTTGCGCCTTGGGCTTGAGCTGCGTCTTCTACTAAAAATAGGTTGTGTTTATTGCAAATAGCTTTTACGGCATCGATATCAAATGGTTGACCATACAAGTGAACCCCGATAATTGCTTTAGTTTTCTTAGTGATTTTTTTCTCAATTGCAGATGCATCAATTTGCCATGTATCTTTATTACAATCAACAAAAACTGGGGTGGCACCAGCGTGGGATATTCCCCAAGCTGTAGCGATGAATGTATTTGCAGGGAGTATAACTTCGTCTCCGCTACCTATGCCAAGTGCCAGCATTGCTAAATGAAGCGCAGATGTTCCGTTATTGACCCCAATTGCGTAATTTGTTTGACAAAAATCCGCAAACTTTTTTTCAAATTCTTCTACAAAGGAACCTCCAGAGAATGCTGTATTTTCATATACTTTTTCAAAAGCTTCGAATACTTCTTTTTTTATACTCTGATGTTGCTTTTTTAAATCTAGGCAAGGTATTTTTTCCATAATGGGATTAACTAATTTTTCTTATTACTCTAGCAGGATTTCCTGCTACAATTGAATTTGCGGGGACATTCTTTGTTACAACTGAACCTGCTCCAACCAATGCATTTTCTCCGATAGTTATACCACAAATAATAGTTGCATTGCTACCGATAGATGCTCCTTTCTCAACAAACGTTTCAACCATTTTCCAATCCGAATCTGTTTGGGGAGAACCATCAGGGTTTGTAGCTCGAGGAAATAGGTCATTTGTAAACATTACCCCATGACCAATAAATACGTTATCTTTTATGTGTACACCTTCGCAAATAAACGTGTGACTGGAGATTTTACAATTTTTACCAATAGTTGCACCCTTTTGTATTTCGACAAATGCACCTACCTTACTCCCATCATCAATACTACAACCATAAGCATTTACGAAATTGAAAATTTTAACACCTGTACCTAACTTAACATTAGTAAGGGTTTTACGAGGTTCGTCTAGATTTATTAATTCCATTTTATAAAATAATTTCTTTTCCGTTTTGTTTTATTGATTTCTGGGAAGCTTCCAAAATTTTAATGACATCTAATCCAGAATTATAATTAGACAATGGAACTTTTCCTGTATTAATTGCTTGTAAAAAATCAAGCGCCATACCTGCTAGAGCTTCTTTGTTCTCTATTTTGGGTAGATAAATATCTCCGACACGATAATCGATAAGGAGCTTATTTTTTTCTTCGTCTGTTTTGTGATTATAACCTGTGTCGTACACTTTAATTTTTTCGGTGGGCTCGATATCGTTGTACACAATCATTTTTTTATCGCCACCAATAAGCATCATTCTAATTTTTACCGGTGAAGTCCAAGAACAATTAAAGTGAGCGATGAAGCCGTTTTGGTAGTTCACAGTTAGGTAGGCGATATTTTCAATATTGTTATTGGTGTGGCAAACGCCTGTTGCATTTACACTGTATGGTTTTTGATCTAAAAGATAATTAAGTATGGAAATGTCATGAGGAGCCAAATCCCACAAAACGTTTACATCTGGCTGAAACAAGCCTAGATTGATTCTTGTGGAGTCGAAATATTTTAGATTTCCAATTTCGTTATTTACAATCATTTGTTTTATTTTTTGTACTGCTCCTGTGTACAAAAATGTATGATCTACCATTAAAATTTTATTGTTTGTTGACGCCAATTCAATCAACGCCTCTGCCTCTGCGACACTTGCCGTCATTGGCTTTTCGAGTAATACATGCTTACCTGCTTCTAATGCTTTTTTGGCAAGTGCAAAATGGGTGAAAACCGGTGTTGCAATAACAACGGCATCTATATCCACAGAATTAATTAAATCGTCAGGATTATTGGTTGTAGAAATACCCGGATACGATTTGGCAACTAATGCTAATCTTTCTTGTCTAAAATCGGCAACAGATTGAACTTTACAACCACCTAAGGATGAAAAATTTCTTACTAAGTTTGGTCCCCAATAACCATAACCAATTATTCCAACTTTTAACATGTGTAAAATATTATTCTTAAAAAAGATAAATATAATCTTTTAATAAATACGCACTAAATTAAAATGGTGGTTGAAAAAATATGCATTTGACAACATATTAAACTTAATTTTTTAAAAGAATTAATTATCCAAATTTGATTAACAATTGATAGATTTGCAAAGATTTTAATCGAATTACCTTTTAGCTATTATCTCTAACAAATACGCAACAGCACAAATATGAAAGTATTACCCAAGTTATTAATTCTACTTTCTAAAAATACAACGTTGGATTTTTCAAAGTTAACAAGTTATATAAAACAAAATATTGGATTATATAATGAAATACTACTTGTTGCAAACAAAAACAGTAGTTCGTATGATAAAATTGAAAGTTTACTTAAATCTGATTTACAAGAATTTACTACCATTAAATTATTGGATAATTGGTGTATAGATACAACATCTGAATCTATTTATATAATTAATGATAATTTATTAAAAAACAATGCTACGCTTTCGGAAATCCCTACCGAAAAAAATACAGAAGGGTTTGATATAACTCTTGTTTGTGCGGGAAAAGAAAAAAATGAGCCTTTTTTTAAAAAGCTTTTGCGTAATGCTTTTGCTTTTATTTTACGAATTATTACGCCAATAAATTTTAAGAAAATTGATATATGCAACATGTATATGTCGAATGCCTCACTATATAGAGGCATGAAAATCAAAAATATTTCTTCCGTTTTTGAAATATTGACATATGGCGTTTTGCGAAACCAGAAGGTAAATATATTGAGCTTACCACTTATTAATAAAAGTACTGCAGGGTTATACATTACATCAATTCTACAAACATTAAAAACAGCGATTAGCTGTCGAATTGAATGGTTCTTAACTGAACCATTCAAAAAAAATCCTTTGATAGGAGCCCAAACAGATGGTATTTATCGTTTTTTAGTTGCGAGTATTTTTATTGTTTTACTTTTCTTAATGCCATTACTGAGCCTTTCGTTTGGAATTACCTGGGATGAATATTTGCACAATGGGTATGCAAAAGATTTATTAAACTATTATACATCTTTTGGAAAAGATCAGTCTATTTACGACACCAAGAAACATGCATATTCAACAATGATTTCATATGGAGCATCGTTTGATTTATATGCATGTATGCTACAAAAAATATTTAGCAGTGCCGGAGAATATGAGATTAGACATATACTAAACTCTTTGTTTGGCTTAGTTACATTGATTTACGGCACTTTAATTGCAAGACAATTGCTTGGCTGGAGAGCAGGATTTATAGCATTACTACTTTTACTTTTCTCGCCATCTTTCATGGGGCATACAATGAATAATCCGAAGGATATTCCTTTTGCAGCAGGCTATGTAATGAGTATATATTTTTTATTAAAACTACTCAAAGAGCTTCCGAGTGTAAGTGCAAAAACAGGTTTCTTTCTAACTTTTTCTATTGCATTATCAATAAGTATTAGACCGGGCGGATTTTTGCTTATAGCCTATGCTTTTCTTGCGCTATTTATTGCGTTAATAATTTATTTAAAACAACATAAATTAAAGAACATCTTTAAATCATTAGTATCGTTTTTGAAGCCGGTGTTACTAATATGTGTTGTAGGATATTTTGCAGGACTTATTTTTTGGCCTTTTGCACTAAAAAACCCTTTTAAAAATCCATTGATTGCTTTGAAAGAAATGACAAACTTACAAGGACTAACCTTGTACGAGTTATTTGATGGAGGAAGATACTATACAGACAAACCTTGGTATTACATACCTAAATATATTTTAATTACTGCTCCTATAGCTGTATTAATAGGTATTTTACCGGGATTACTTCTACTTTTAGACAAAAAGAAAACGATAAATAGACTAAAAGTTTTAGCGTTGCTTTTTGTAATTGTATTTCCGGTATCTTATGCTATATACCAAAAATCTTTTGTTTATAATGGTTGGAGGCACTTTTTATTTGTGTATCCACCATTGGTTGCTTTTACTGCTGTTGGGTGGGAATATATTTTACGATTAATTAAACAAAAGTACGTACAGCTTGCAATTGCAGGTGTTCTTTCTATTTTATTACTAAAGCCCGCAATATGGAGTATAAAAAATCATCCACTTGAATATTTGTATTACAACGAATTTGTTGGAGGCTTACACGGAGCTTACGGAAATTATGAAACAGATTATTGGTGTCAATCTCCAAGAATAGCAACAGAATGGCTACTTGCCAACAAACCTGAGATTAAAAATAAAAAAACAGTAGTGGCTACAAACAATGAAGTACATTCTCTATCGTATTATTTTCAGAAGGAAACTGATAGTGTAAATGTGGCTTGGACAAGAGAAAACGAGTGGAATAAAAAAAATTGGGATTACGCCATTTGGACTACAAGAACACTATCAAAAGAGCAACTTAGAAATGGAGCCTTCCCACCAAAAGGAACTATTCATGTTATTGAAGCTGATGGGGTTCCTTTGGCCGCAATTGTAAAGCGAGAAAATAGTTTTATTCCGGATGGATACAAGTTTATGGATAAAAACAATTTTGCTGCTGCCGCTGCAGAGTTTAAAAAAGCTACTGAGTACGACCCAAAAAACGAAGAGGCATTTAGACTTTACGGATGGGCTTTATTTTATTTGAATCAATTTGATGAATCGATAAAAAGCTCATTAAAAGCTGCGGAAATTAGACCCGATAATTCTTTTGCATATGGATTTATTGGAGCAGCATATATGAGAAAAAAAGATTATTCGAAAGCAACTGATTATTTAAAAGCCGCTATTAAATACAAATGGAACAATTCGATGGCTTATGAGTGTTTAGGCGATATTTCTTTTGAAAGCCAGAAGTTTGATGATGCTATTAAAAACTATAACGACAACTTGAGGCATGGTGGTGAAAATCCAGTTATTTATAGTAAAATTGGTAAATCTTATGTTGGGAAATATTCTAGCGACCCAAGTAGAGGAAAAAATAATTTAGAAAATGCACTTCGCTATTTTGAGGCATCTGTTAAATTAGATCCAAACATGGCAGAATCGTACTATACAATGTCGATTATTTATGATCAATTTGGAAACAAACAACTTGCCGCAAATTATATGAATAAGGCAAAAAGTTTAATGGGGAAATAAGCCAACCCACTTGCTCCTATTGCTTATCAATAGAAAATAATGTAACTTCTTACAAGCAATATGACTATTCACTCTATTTATAATTTAGGAAAAAGTAGTTTACTTTTTATTGCTTATTTATTATTGGCGCTACTTAAAGTACAAGCGCAAGCACCCATTGGCTATACCTATGTAAGACCAATTGTAATTAGTAATACAAACATCGTACCTCTTTCTAATTTTCAAATTACTTTTGATTTACAGACCAGCACATTAGTATCTGCAAATAAAATGAAGGCTAACGCAAATGATATTTTATTTCAACACGGTTGTAAAAATTTATGTTTTTGGATTGAAGATTCGTCATTCAATAATATTAGAACAACTTTTTGGGTAAAAGTAGATACAATTACTCCAGGAATTGATACTATTTATATGTATTATGGAAATGCAGGAGCTGCGTTAAACCCATACTATGATGGAGATTGCACATTTGAGTTTTTTGATGATTTTAATGCGGGGGCAGTAAATACAACCAAATGGCCAACAACAGACCAAGCATTGTTTGGAATTGGTAGTGCTATTAACATTACCTCGCCAATTAGTACTTCTGGACATTTTACTATTTCTGCAACAAGTGGAAATAATCATAGAATAGGATTAGTACATCAAATGACAATGAGTAATTATGAAGTTGGCAGTAAGTTTAAAATTAATTTCCATCCTTATACGAATGGCGCACCTCCAGATGCTGATATCGAAATTGGTTGGTGTCCCTACCCAATTGTTTCACCTAAAAACGTTGGATATTCTCCTGGATTATCAAGAATAGCAACCTATTTAATGGATGATGAATTTCCAAATGAGTATTGTGGAACCAATACAGCTCCCCTTTCGCCAGCTACACAAATAGGAAGTAGTATACTTTCTAATGATTTAAGAGGAGATTGGAATTATGCACGTGTTAGAACGCTAAACAATACTTTAGAAGCAAGAAGGTTTACATATTCTCCTTTTTTTACAACTAATAAGACTAATGACATTTTCAACACATCTATTATAACTTATACCAACAATACATCTTGCCTATTTGTGGGTAGTTCTGCTTACGGAGATTTACCATTCGCTGTAGATTTTATTTTTGTAAAAAAGGCTGTTGCCAACGAACCTACAGCCACACCTTCAACAGAGCGTTTAAATGCACTTCCTTGCTTATTGTCTATTATAAGCAACTCGCCTGTATGTAATTTACAAGCACTTACATTTACTTTAAATTCAGGATGCACACAACAACAACCCAATACCTATTTAATCACTGGACCAAATGGATTGAATAGCTCTATTACAAGCTCCACTTATACAATTAGCAATTCTACTTTTACAAACTCCGGAAAATATTATACGATTGACACCGTGCTACAATGTCCTTATATTGATTCTACAGTTGTTTCAATCTTACCACTACCTACAATAATTTCAACATCAGTAAGTGTGTGCAATGGGAATAGCGTTGTTGTATCTGCCAATGGTGCTATTTCGTATAGTTGGTCGAACGGTTTAACAGGTGCTGCAATCAATTATATTCCTACATCATCTGAAACACTAACTGTTACAGGAACTGATATAAATGGATGTTCAAATGATACAACCGCATTTATTACCGTGAATTCTAATCCACAAACAAATTTTTCACTAGCAATAGGCGATTCTATTTGTGCATTTATGGGCAAAGCCATAGCACAAATAGAACCCGGAAATACAATTTTTTGGTTTTTAGATAATTTACCAATTGGTATAGATACATCTGCAACTCTAAATTTACAGGCTGTTGGAAGTTACACATTAAAATTAATCGAAATAGATTCGTTTGGCTGTGCTGACACTTTAGAAAAAACAGTTAATGTGATAGAAGATTTTGCAAGTACAATTTATATTCCAAATTGCTTTACCCCCAACAACGATGGAGTAAACGATACGTGGGGAATTGAATACACTTGTTTAAAAGACATGAAATGTGAAATATTTAACCGCTGGGGAGAACATATTAAAACACTAAAATCCTTAGATGAACGATGGGATGGATATTATAAAGGAAGATTGGTAGATTGTGAAGTGTTTGTGTATAAAATTATTGCAACAGATAAATTAAACGAAGCCAAATTATTACGAATTGGACATGTTACTGTGCTTAGATAGGAAAAGTTAGGTAGTTTCGAACAAATATTTGTTGTGTTCCAGCAAATCATTTTTTACCGCATACATCACCAACCCAGCGGTATTGGCTAGACCTAGCTTA
The nucleotide sequence above comes from Bacteroidota bacterium. Encoded proteins:
- a CDS encoding N-acetyltransferase → MELINLDEPRKTLTNVKLGTGVKIFNFVNAYGCSIDDGSKVGAFVEIQKGATIGKNCKISSHTFICEGVHIKDNVFIGHGVMFTNDLFPRATNPDGSPQTDSDWKMVETFVEKGASIGSNATIICGITIGENALVGAGSVVTKNVPANSIVAGNPARVIRKIS
- a CDS encoding Gfo/Idh/MocA family oxidoreductase, with product MLKVGIIGYGYWGPNLVRNFSSLGGCKVQSVADFRQERLALVAKSYPGISTTNNPDDLINSVDIDAVVIATPVFTHFALAKKALEAGKHVLLEKPMTASVAEAEALIELASTNNKILMVDHTFLYTGAVQKIKQMIVNNEIGNLKYFDSTRINLGLFQPDVNVLWDLAPHDISILNYLLDQKPYSVNATGVCHTNNNIENIAYLTVNYQNGFIAHFNCSWTSPVKIRMMLIGGDKKMIVYNDIEPTEKIKVYDTGYNHKTDEEKNKLLIDYRVGDIYLPKIENKEALAGMALDFLQAINTGKVPLSNYNSGLDVIKILEASQKSIKQNGKEIIL
- a CDS encoding glycosyltransferase family 2 protein — its product is MQKQSWSVIVLCYNEESSIKEVVNNAITKFRELSNNNFEIIIVNDGSTDNSAKQIEQLKSDNPNLVNVISHPTNMGIGYGLRSGYFSAQKENVIFIPGDAQYDLNELDSYASFPDKEIICFYRVENTQYSIMRNGLSLINKLLNRFFLGIKLRDVNWVKAYKTKYLKDLDLQLTSSLIESEICAKLILYGIKPIEVRSKYLVRKGGKSKGANLKIVLKALFDVINLIFIVNKFKKSNNNLLKIR
- a CDS encoding DegT/DnrJ/EryC1/StrS family aminotransferase, translated to MMEKIPCLDLKKQHQSIKKEVFEAFEKVYENTAFSGGSFVEEFEKKFADFCQTNYAIGVNNGTSALHLAMLALGIGSGDEVILPANTFIATAWGISHAGATPVFVDCNKDTWQIDASAIEKKITKKTKAIIGVHLYGQPFDIDAVKAICNKHNLFLVEDAAQAQGATYKGKPVGGFSEMACFSFYPGKNLGACGEAGGITTNNEKYFKHLQSLRNHGSMVRYYHDEIGYNMRMGGLEGASLNVKIKYLQQWNDRRRVIAQRYLSEIKNSKIKMQMQPEWANSIFHLFVITSNHKEELIKYLTENNILPAFHYPVPCHLQKAYTHLNYKVNDFPNSEYLASNCLSLPMFAELTNEQVDYVITTINKF
- a CDS encoding tetratricopeptide repeat protein — translated: MKVLPKLLILLSKNTTLDFSKLTSYIKQNIGLYNEILLVANKNSSSYDKIESLLKSDLQEFTTIKLLDNWCIDTTSESIYIINDNLLKNNATLSEIPTEKNTEGFDITLVCAGKEKNEPFFKKLLRNAFAFILRIITPINFKKIDICNMYMSNASLYRGMKIKNISSVFEILTYGVLRNQKVNILSLPLINKSTAGLYITSILQTLKTAISCRIEWFLTEPFKKNPLIGAQTDGIYRFLVASIFIVLLFLMPLLSLSFGITWDEYLHNGYAKDLLNYYTSFGKDQSIYDTKKHAYSTMISYGASFDLYACMLQKIFSSAGEYEIRHILNSLFGLVTLIYGTLIARQLLGWRAGFIALLLLLFSPSFMGHTMNNPKDIPFAAGYVMSIYFLLKLLKELPSVSAKTGFFLTFSIALSISIRPGGFLLIAYAFLALFIALIIYLKQHKLKNIFKSLVSFLKPVLLICVVGYFAGLIFWPFALKNPFKNPLIALKEMTNLQGLTLYELFDGGRYYTDKPWYYIPKYILITAPIAVLIGILPGLLLLLDKKKTINRLKVLALLFVIVFPVSYAIYQKSFVYNGWRHFLFVYPPLVAFTAVGWEYILRLIKQKYVQLAIAGVLSILLLKPAIWSIKNHPLEYLYYNEFVGGLHGAYGNYETDYWCQSPRIATEWLLANKPEIKNKKTVVATNNEVHSLSYYFQKETDSVNVAWTRENEWNKKNWDYAIWTTRTLSKEQLRNGAFPPKGTIHVIEADGVPLAAIVKRENSFIPDGYKFMDKNNFAAAAAEFKKATEYDPKNEEAFRLYGWALFYLNQFDESIKSSLKAAEIRPDNSFAYGFIGAAYMRKKDYSKATDYLKAAIKYKWNNSMAYECLGDISFESQKFDDAIKNYNDNLRHGGENPVIYSKIGKSYVGKYSSDPSRGKNNLENALRYFEASVKLDPNMAESYYTMSIIYDQFGNKQLAANYMNKAKSLMGK
- a CDS encoding DUF2341 domain-containing protein, producing the protein MTIHSIYNLGKSSLLFIAYLLLALLKVQAQAPIGYTYVRPIVISNTNIVPLSNFQITFDLQTSTLVSANKMKANANDILFQHGCKNLCFWIEDSSFNNIRTTFWVKVDTITPGIDTIYMYYGNAGAALNPYYDGDCTFEFFDDFNAGAVNTTKWPTTDQALFGIGSAINITSPISTSGHFTISATSGNNHRIGLVHQMTMSNYEVGSKFKINFHPYTNGAPPDADIEIGWCPYPIVSPKNVGYSPGLSRIATYLMDDEFPNEYCGTNTAPLSPATQIGSSILSNDLRGDWNYARVRTLNNTLEARRFTYSPFFTTNKTNDIFNTSIITYTNNTSCLFVGSSAYGDLPFAVDFIFVKKAVANEPTATPSTERLNALPCLLSIISNSPVCNLQALTFTLNSGCTQQQPNTYLITGPNGLNSSITSSTYTISNSTFTNSGKYYTIDTVLQCPYIDSTVVSILPLPTIISTSVSVCNGNSVVVSANGAISYSWSNGLTGAAINYIPTSSETLTVTGTDINGCSNDTTAFITVNSNPQTNFSLAIGDSICAFMGKAIAQIEPGNTIFWFLDNLPIGIDTSATLNLQAVGSYTLKLIEIDSFGCADTLEKTVNVIEDFASTIYIPNCFTPNNDGVNDTWGIEYTCLKDMKCEIFNRWGEHIKTLKSLDERWDGYYKGRLVDCEVFVYKIIATDKLNEAKLLRIGHVTVLR